Part of the Quercus robur chromosome 5, dhQueRobu3.1, whole genome shotgun sequence genome, CTCATCTGAATTTGATTCCACTTCCATTTGGTCTGAGAAAGCAAAATTTTGGGAGTAGGCTCCCGATATTCCCCCCACTAGCTTGTCCTTGAAGGAGAGCTTGGGAGGGTAGGTTGAGCCCCCAGAATGGGTTGGGCTATTTTCTTCGATTGCATGGTGTGAATCCTTAACTTTCTTGTTACTCAGAACTAGCTCGTTTTCTTCttcacgagagagagagagagagagagagagagagagagagagagagagagagagagagtgtgtgtgtgtgtgtgtgtgtgtgtgtgtgtgcaagCATTCCATTGCTCCAGATATTTGGTCCACCCCTATAGTTCAGATGAGTCATTCAATATATAATGCAAGGTGGCTATCAATAGGTGGTAGCATTTAATGCAAATGTGAAACTGAGTTGGGGAGAAATGTGCTTACATCAAGGcttttatttagaaataataCTTAGGAGACTGTCCTGAGGGAGCATCCGCACAACCTTGGTTTGTAATTTGTGTCGTGGACCCTATCCATCATCCCTTTGACCAAAGGACAATTTAGGGTGGGAATGATAATTCAAGATTGGAATAGCAGAGTGATAGGTGTTGTGTCTATGCCCCTTCCAAGAAGATACTTTGTTGAGGAAATTGGAGCAATTGCAGTTGAACAAGGTTTAGTTCTAGTTAAAGAACTTGGCTtggagaaaataataatagagtGCGACTCCCTCTTGACTGTCCAAGCTGTTGAACTCATGGATGTTAGGAGGGTTGTTGGTCACATTATAAAGGGTATTGGTCAAGGATGTAGCAGCTTTCAAAAGGCTAAAGTCAAACACATTGACAGGGACAACAAGAAAATAGCCCACGAACTCACCCAACATGCCAAAAAAAACTAGagaaaaatatgtttggagGAATGAGATcctaaaatcctttttttttttttttttttgacctcCTTAGATTAGAGGGATCAGTCTAGGCGGGGTTTATTTGTCTTTGGCCTATGTTATTATTGTTCTACTTGCTGGTGTGTTTGTTGCTCATTGTATTTGGTTTTTCTCCTTTGAATGAGAATTTAGTCTCTtttccaaaagaagaaaaaaaaaaaaagccaatcgAAAATGTTTTCAGTTTGATAAGTTTTTCAAGTGGTTCAACcgtggttttaaaaattgaaccGAGAGCTAAACcgtttttttcaaaattctcgATTCAATCCGGTTTTTTTCGATTTTTGACCAGTTTTCACCGGTTTTAGGGATTTTTATCGAACCAGTTGGACCGGTCGGTCCAGTCAAGATTTAAAACAATGGGTTCAACATAGTtaaaaaaaggttgaaaaaaagtaaaaaaagaattacGCCAAAACAAACTAGGGAAAGGGTTGTGTCCAGTGATAAGTTTCACTGGACACAAGCCGCACCCAAGAAACTAATCCTAGAAATATTAGAAATATAACAAGCTGTAATGATTACCAAGATAATAAAAACGCGTGGGGCATCCTTTCCCCTACTGGGTCAAATGAACACAAATTTAAGCACAACGATAAAAAATTCTCAATTATCTCCACGCAGCAGACTATGACAATTGACTGACTGAGGTCAACAAGTCCCTTAACACGGGTCAATGGTGGAGTAGACTTACTCTTACGCGAGAGGGAGGGAGTATCGTCCCGTCCGGGAAGCAATAACAGCCCCTATAAAGCTGATCCCgaaataagaacaaaatacgAGACACAAAAAAGTAGGCATGGTTTCTTCAAGCATCTCCATGGTAAATCTGATCCTTTTTTGGCTCAGCTTCCTTAGCCTTACTAGTGAAGCAGTCCCAAGTTACCGCTTTCATATCTGTTCAAACTCCACCACCTTCATCCCCAACTCCACCTACCAGTCTAACCTAAAAGACCTGCTCCTTTCCCTTTCATCCAATTCCACGCGTGAAATTGGCTTCTACAACAACACCGTTGGACAAAACCCAGAGACCTCAGTTTACGGCCTCTTCCTCTGCCGTGGAGACCTCACCCCAGATGCCTGCCAAGACTGCGTGTCAACAGCAACAAACGAGATTGTTCAGCAGTACTGCCCCGTAGAGAAAGTGGCTATGATATGGTATGATGAATGCATGTTACGCTACTCAAATCGATCAATCTTCTCTGTCATGGAAGACCAGCCAAGAAAGTATCTGTGGAACGTGTTGGATATTACAGAGCCAGATCGCTTCCTTAAGCTAGCGCAAACAACATTGAGTGACTTGGTGCCTCTGGCCGCAAACGCTTCCTCCGGTGCTAAAAAGTTCGCTACGAAAGAAGTCAATTTTACGGTATTGCAAACGATGTACAGCCTTGTACAGTGCACTCCTGACCTATCCAGCTTTGATTGCAATAGGTGTCTTCGGGAAGCCATAACAAACGTGCCTACGTGTTGCAGTGGAAAGCAAGGGGGTAGAGTTATGTATCCTAGTTGTACCATTAGGTATGAGGTTTCTCCGTTTTATCAGATAAAAGCCGTTGCTCCACCGGCACCAGCACCAGGACCAGCACCTATACCATTGCTTCTTCCTCCTCCACCAGGTGCAAAACTTATTTACCAACTTTTGATTTTACAGTGTTGTGCGAGTGTCGATTAAGCTCCAGAGACCATGTTTTTAAGCGAAAGAACCACAAAActcttattagtattattattgttattcaATATTTGGAAGAAGAGGGATTTAAAACATGGACAAGAATATAATCCTACTCTTTACTTTTCAGCTAATACTGAGCTCTTTTGAAGCACTAATCTGTTTAGTTTGAAATGAAAATCTTTATGTTTATGCAGGGAAAAGCGGAATCTCATGGCCAATAATTCTCGCCATTGTTGCTTCAATTGCTGTCTTGGCTCTACTTGCTTTGAGCTACTACTTCCTAAGAAGgagaacaaaaaagaagttcAATTCTCTACCGGATAAAAATGGTAATGAgtaatttaattgaatttataaTGTTTGATTTCCAGATATCTTCTAACTGCTCTGGTAGCTATTAATTGGGagctcataaaaaattttcgtACCAATTTGGGTTTTTCCACATAAAGCACCAACAGTATGctcaaaattataatattttttctatgCTTCCCCATGCATGGGCCAAAGATTTCACCAATGTTTACCCGATTTGTGTGCGTAGCTGCCAGTGACATTACAACTATAGAGTCTTTGCAATTTGATTTGGCTACAATCCAAGCTGCCACAAACAAGTTCTCTGAAGATAACAGGCTGGGTGGAGGTGGATTTGGTGAGGTTTACAAGGTACTAGTATTCattatttgtttcctttttttaaatttatttagtgGGGCTGGGGATTTTTAACTCATGCAAAAATTCAACTAGTAAAAAATTTGagtcaattatatatatatatatatatatgtataatttttgaTGAGCTcccaattaaaatatatatatatatatatatatattttaattgggAGCTCATCAAAAATTTTCGTACTAATTTAAACAAGGCCCATATTAGTTATATCAAAATCATTAATACCATTTCAAACCCATTTcaatatttattagaatttttttgagtaaacagtaatacttattagaacacacacaaaaatagtaatattaatgttttaaactgagtttataatacattatttaaCCATAATACAACTACAAAATAACTTAacttttgtagttgtagactggaattaaatatttaaatatctgTCTATTATGAGATATCATTTCGggattattaataataaataaatatatatatttcactattatacaaaataataaatttaatataattttcttttaaaatcttaaataaagtaggattattattataaaacatttatttatgatttttcttttaaaagtaatATTCAAAATTTGGGTAATTATTTAAGGGATTTGATTTAGATCCAGTATATCTAGGGTAGGAACCAATTAAATAATGACACGTGTCCGTCTCATAGTCAAATGAACCTAAGCCTAATCCTTAAAAGGCTGCTAAAAAAAAGGTTCCGGCTGCCTACTTTCCCATTTACCAACCCACCCACGTGAGTGCATATTATCAAATAGCATTATCACTGACTCCCACtgtttatttacttttcttttgtctctttgCTCTCTTCTCACCGTGTGTCTCAGAACTCCTttatcatcttctttttcttgatcttcatttttttttttttctcactttctctgtTACTAACGTCGAGACTTGAGGGTgtctgagagtgagagagacaCTGAGAGCTGCGAGCGTGAGACAGAGATAAGAGAATGAGACTTGTGACCCAGCGAAAAACGATGCCAGGAAAATGGAGTATGTATCGGATTTCGGCCGGAAATTCGAACCGGAccgaaacaaaaaaataaaaaaaagaagaagcaaaaactcTTGGGTTTTAGATCTTATAATACCTCTTTTTCAGTCACTTACTGACTTGCTCACGTCGCCGTTGTCGTTTTCGTCACCACGTTGCTGGTAGTACTAGTAACCCATTTCTCCGATCTCCTccacctttttcttcttctctcacaGACCATTAAacgtttctttcttttgagtttttttgtagtgcctttttctatttctgtttagtttttaattttttattttattttattttatcatgcAATGTGCCTGACAACCAGCGTGAACATTATACAAAAGTATGcaacttggatttttttttttttttttttaagaaaaggaaCTTGGAAATTGGAATTTAAATTAGAGTATCTATCTTTACGATATATATTATGATGTCTTTATTTATGTGTGCAGTATATTCAATatctaaatatgaaaaattaacaatatctAAAAGGatgttgattattattattattatcatatcaaTATAACtatcatattaattttaatgaaCTAACATTTTATATAAAGATTAAGATAATATATactttcaaggaaaaaaaaaaaagataatatatacGATATGAGATTCttataaaagaacaagaagagagtttttggccatatatataaaattaaagataatCTCGAAACAATACATTGATATTGATTAGTATTGAAATATTTCGTTTTCTTAATCAAACTAAACATCATTCAATACGATATTGACTCTCTAAAATTCAAAAGCTTTTGACCTTGAGATTTTATAAATTCCACAACGTACACCATTCTAATGGTTATTGCGGTACATTCTCAGGGTATATTACTTAATAGACAAGAAGTAGCAGTGAAGAGACTTTCAGAAAGTTCTGGACAAGGTGTAGAAGAATTTAAGAACGAGATTTTAGTAGTAGCCAAGCTTCAACACAGAAATCTAGTCAGGCTATTGGGATTTTGTTTGGAAGGAATAGAAAAGTTGCTCATCTACGAGTTTATGCCCAACAAAAGCCTTGATCAGTTCCTATTTGGTTAGTACATTCTAAGCATATGTCTCAACTATTTATTTGTCATATAAGATGCGTGGATTAAATTACCTAATATTTATTAGTGTTTTGGAGCCTATGAAAATGCAATAGATAGAAAGAGAcaacccataaaataaaataaaaaagaaagataggAAGAGAGAATAAATTGTCTTTCTATATTTAGTGCTTTTAAATTTAACGAATTAGTAGAATATGCAATTCACTTGGATTCATTTAGTCTAACTTGAATATTGAATTTGGATGGGTGTGTAGAATCcgataagaaaaaaatattggatTGGTCAAGGCGTTACAAGATTATTGAAGGGATTGCTCGAGGGATCCTTTATCTTCATGAAGATTCTCAACTACGAATTATTCATCGCGACCTTAAAGCTAACAACATACTATTAGATGAGGATATGAATCCAAAAATATCAGATTTTGGCATGGCAAGGATTTTTGGGGTTGACCAAATTGAAGGAAAGACCAAGAAGGTCATTGGAACATAGTAAGTACCTGATTATTgcgtctatatatatatatatatatatatatatatatatatatatgtatataatatgtTCTTATTAGTTGATGGATATATTAATTGCTTTCTTCTTAAGAGATTaatctagaaaaagaaaaagataggtCATTCTAACCTAAAAATTTCAATATCAAGTAACCCATGGACAATTTAGAGATGCATTAAGTCTTGTCTCCTTTGTAGCACAAGTTAAATATATGTAGTGCATTAACTTATTTGTAGAACCTAGTTAGCTTTGAATCTGACcaataatataagtttaaagattttatagtttttttttttttttttttcctaacattGTTGAATTGATGACATTGGTTTGTAGTGGTTATATGTCTCCAGAATATGCAATGCATGGACAATTCTCGGTAAAATCTGACGTCTATAGCTTTGGTGTCCTAGTACTAGAGATTTTAAGTGGTAATAAGATCAATTCTCTCTATCAATCAGAGACTACTACTAAGGACCTCTTGAGCTATGTGAGTATGCaccacatttaaaaataaataaatatatatatatatatacatatattctCATTCTGTAATTGCCAACACCACCCCCAATTGAAAGGGAGAGATGGagacactatttgaacatttaCAAATTGATGCAGGCTTGGGAACACTGGAGCAATGGAACAGCCTTGGAGTTGTTAGATCCAACTTTAAGAGATTCTTACTCAAGAAATGAAGTCAACCAATGTATCCATATTGCCTTACTTTGTGTTCAAGAAAATCCAGCCGACAGACCCACAATGGCAAATATAATTCTCATGCTTGACAGTTACTCTGTTACTCTAAAAACACCTCAACAACCCGCTGTTTTCATACTAAGTAAAACAGAGCCGACAATTCCAACGGAGTAATTGGAGTCAGATGAACCTTCAAGCAAGTCAGGGCTGTCGTCTGGTAATGAAGCATCAATTACTGAAGCATATTCTCAACTAGTCAACTGGCTTGGGTGGCCAGTTAGGGCTCCTCCACAATTATCTCTTTAATTAATAAGTAATGGAATTTCAAACACTATgttctatatatattattacttaATAAATGTACTGAAACTTCACGGATGATAACTTGGACACGTATTATCATTCTAGCTAGAAGGCAAAATAAATTGGAAACCTAGTTGTACTgtaatcaattttaattattgtaaaattGAAATATGCCTCTCAATACTAgtaccttatatatatatatatatatatatatactagacTCATTACATATGTTTTGCGCATGCAAtaatactcttttttatttaattatttatttttggtttagtattataatgtttaaaagtgatatataaacAAATGTGTCTTATTTTTGCGCATGCAATAatactcttatttatttatt contains:
- the LOC126727228 gene encoding cysteine-rich receptor-like protein kinase 10 — encoded protein: MVSSSISMVNLILFWLSFLSLTSEAVPSYRFHICSNSTTFIPNSTYQSNLKDLLLSLSSNSTREIGFYNNTVGQNPETSVYGLFLCRGDLTPDACQDCVSTATNEIVQQYCPVEKVAMIWYDECMLRYSNRSIFSVMEDQPRKYLWNVLDITEPDRFLKLAQTTLSDLVPLAANASSGAKKFATKEVNFTVLQTMYSLVQCTPDLSSFDCNRCLREAITNVPTCCSGKQGGRVMYPSCTIRYEVSPFYQIKAVAPPAPAPGPAPIPLLLPPPPGKSGISWPIILAIVASIAVLALLALSYYFLRRRTKKKFNSLPDKNAASDITTIESLQFDLATIQAATNKFSEDNRLGGGGFGEVYKGILLNRQEVAVKRLSESSGQGVEEFKNEILVVAKLQHRNLVRLLGFCLEGIEKLLIYEFMPNKSLDQFLFESDKKKILDWSRRYKIIEGIARGILYLHEDSQLRIIHRDLKANNILLDEDMNPKISDFGMARIFGVDQIEGKTKKVIGTYGYMSPEYAMHGQFSVKSDVYSFGVLVLEILSGNKINSLYQSETTTKDLLSYAWEHWSNGTALELLDPTLRDSYSRNEVNQCIHIALLCVQENPADRPTMANIILMLDSYSVTLKTPQQPAVFILSKTEPTIPTE